The sequence CGACGCGGTCCGAAAACGCGATGGCGCCTGGGTCGCCTACGAACATAAGAAGGGCCGCTGTCGTCGCGGCGACGAGGGCGAACCGCTCGCCTGGCCCAGTGATCGCATCCAGGCAGTTGCCTATGCCGTCTTGGTGGAAGAACAGCTTGGCGATCCGGTGGGTCAGGCCCGCGTTCGCTACCACGCCGACAATGTCACGATCTTGCTGGACATCGACGAAGCCGCCCGACAGGACTTACGGAGTGCAATTACTCGCGCTCGCGTGCTGCGCGATTCCGCGGAGCGCCCCCCGGTGACAGAAAACGAGCGGCTGTGCCCGAAGTGTTCGCTGGCGGTTGTCTGCCTGCCAGAGGAGGAGCGGCTTGCGGAGCCAGACAACACTTTGATCGAACCGCCGCGACTATTTCCCTCAAACCGCGAGCGCCACACAGTTCACGTTGTCTCCGCCAAAGCCCGAATCGGACGCAGCGGAGAGTCGCTACTGATCGAGTCGGAGGATGGGCGGCAGAAAATCGCCATCGAACAGGTGGACTCGATTCTCATCCATGGCTATGGCCAACTCACAACGCAAGCGCTCCATTTGTGTGCGTATCGAGGCGTGGCCATCGATTGGCTCACCTTTGGGGGACGATTTGTCGCGGGTGTATCGGCATCTCCGGGGCGAGTTCAACAGCGGATTCGGCAATACCGCGCGCTAACGGACGACGACGTGCGGCTCAACCTGTCGCAGCGAACGATTCACGCAAAAATCGAATCACAACTGCGATATCTATTGCGGGCGTCTCGTGGAAACAAAGCGATTCGCCATGCCGTGCAGGAGCCGATCAATCGCATCCGCGATGTGATGCCCAAACTGGACCAAATTGGCAGCGCGGACTCGCTTCGTGGTTTGGAAGGAGTCGCTGCAAAGGCATATTTCGCCGCGTTGCCACAATTACTAAGTTCACGGGTCAATTCACTGCTCATTCCGAACGGACGTTCCAAGCATCCACCCGAAGATCGATTCAACGCACTGCTGAGTTTCGGCTATGGGATGTTGTTTGCGCTAGTGCATCGTACGTTGCGGGGAGTCGGATTAGAACCCTCGCTGGGGTTCTTTCATCAACCACGTTCTTCGGCGCCTCCACTCGTGCTCGACTTGGTCGAACTGTTTCGCGTGCCGCTCGTGGATATGCCTGTAGTCGGCAGCGTGAATCGTAACCAATGGAGCGCGGCTGACGACTTCACTGTCGCTGGACGTCAGGTATGGCTGTCTGGCGATGGACGAAAGAAGGCAATCGCATTGTTTGAAGACCGTCTCAATGAGGTATATCGTCACCCGTTTACGAGGCAGTCGATGAGTTACGCTAGAATCGTCGAATTGGAAGCAAGGCTATTGGAAAAGGAATGGACCGGCGCCCCGGGACTTTACGCTCGCATGCGGATGAGGTAGCACTATGGCCGAGAAGTCGTGGCACTTGATTACGTACGACATTCGCGACGCAAAGCGATTGCGAAAGGTGGCCAAAAAGCTGGAAGGCTACGGTGAGCGGATGCAGCACAGCGTCTTCCGCTGCCGGCTTGATCGTGTTGCGCTCGAAAAGCTGTGCTGGGAACTTGCTGAGATTATGAAGAGCAATGACGATCTACTGGTCATGCCGATTTGCGGCGGTTGCGCGGAGCGAGTGCCGCTTCATTCCACGGGTGATCAATCGTCCTGGGCCACCAGCCCACCGAACTTCAGAATCGTGTGAGACAAAATCAAGCACCGCCCACTGGCAGAAGTGTGCGATAGTGTGTTTCACCGAAGTTCTTTCGTGGCAGCACGTTCCAGAGTTTTAGAGCAGATTGCGATGCATGATTTCAACTCGAATGCCCAATTCGCCGCAGTTTTA is a genomic window of Planctomycetia bacterium containing:
- the cas1 gene encoding type I-MYXAN CRISPR-associated endonuclease Cas1 — translated: MILPADAGHEPPLRVMALHALLYCERLFYLEEVEEIRVADANVYAGRRLHLERVPLNDETPELRSYEVSSNAWGLVGKVDAVRKRDGAWVAYEHKKGRCRRGDEGEPLAWPSDRIQAVAYAVLVEEQLGDPVGQARVRYHADNVTILLDIDEAARQDLRSAITRARVLRDSAERPPVTENERLCPKCSLAVVCLPEEERLAEPDNTLIEPPRLFPSNRERHTVHVVSAKARIGRSGESLLIESEDGRQKIAIEQVDSILIHGYGQLTTQALHLCAYRGVAIDWLTFGGRFVAGVSASPGRVQQRIRQYRALTDDDVRLNLSQRTIHAKIESQLRYLLRASRGNKAIRHAVQEPINRIRDVMPKLDQIGSADSLRGLEGVAAKAYFAALPQLLSSRVNSLLIPNGRSKHPPEDRFNALLSFGYGMLFALVHRTLRGVGLEPSLGFFHQPRSSAPPLVLDLVELFRVPLVDMPVVGSVNRNQWSAADDFTVAGRQVWLSGDGRKKAIALFEDRLNEVYRHPFTRQSMSYARIVELEARLLEKEWTGAPGLYARMRMR
- the cas2 gene encoding CRISPR-associated endonuclease Cas2 yields the protein MAEKSWHLITYDIRDAKRLRKVAKKLEGYGERMQHSVFRCRLDRVALEKLCWELAEIMKSNDDLLVMPICGGCAERVPLHSTGDQSSWATSPPNFRIV